The Puntigrus tetrazona isolate hp1 chromosome 23, ASM1883169v1, whole genome shotgun sequence genome has a segment encoding these proteins:
- the LOC122328875 gene encoding PTB domain-containing engulfment adapter protein 1-like isoform X1, whose protein sequence is MSDIDDSEIYFSVKFLGRIQVVHPGGMQILTDAVQALQDPYMDEKMKKTKVHLFLTRSAIDILEHKTKVRLRTEFMLYSCALPSVSFCAVHPTQPKILGFVARHPAADMYHCYIFQSKKFSHLLVSIIGDTFRAYKQDESLQGDRDLVVEALRHKNKVLERENAELKRRLQANGENAGGDQGIYENESDLDKTSSRSGQVRFFSEDDKTPLRRNF, encoded by the exons ATGAGTGACATAGACGATAGCGAAATATACTTCTCAGTTAAA TTTTTGGGGCGTATCCAGGTGGTCCATCCAGGTGGGATGCAGATTCTGACAGATGCGGTACAAGCCCTACAG GATCCGTACATGGatgagaaaatgaagaaaactaAAGTACATCTGTTTCTGACCAGAAGTGCTATTGATATTCTAGAGCATAAAACAAAGgtgcgactgaggactgag TTCATGCTGTACTCCTGCGCTCTGCCCTCGGTGTCTTTCTGCGCGGTACATCCGACTCAGCCCAAAATACTCGGCTTTGTGGCCAGACACCCAGCGGCGGACATGTACCACTGCTACATCTTCCAGAGCAAGAAGTTT TCCCATCTGCTGGTGTCTATCATCGGTGACACCTTTCGGGCTTATAAGCAGGATGAAAGTCTACAAGGCGACCGTGACCTGGTGGTGGAGGCCCTGAGACACAAG AATAAGGTTCTGGAGCGGGAGAATGCCGAGCTGAAGAGGAGACTGCAAGCCAATGGAGAA AACGCTGGTGGAGACCAGGGCATTTATGAAAACGAGTCTGATCTTGATAAAACTTCATCTCGATCAGGACAGG TGAGATTCTTTTCTGAAGATGACAAGACTCCCTTGCGCAGGAACTTTTAA
- the LOC122328875 gene encoding PTB domain-containing engulfment adapter protein 1-like isoform X2, with amino-acid sequence MSDIDDSEIYFSVKFLGRIQVVHPGGMQILTDAVQALQDPYMDEKMKKTKVHLFLTRSAIDILEHKTKFMLYSCALPSVSFCAVHPTQPKILGFVARHPAADMYHCYIFQSKKFSHLLVSIIGDTFRAYKQDESLQGDRDLVVEALRHKNKVLERENAELKRRLQANGENAGGDQGIYENESDLDKTSSRSGQVRFFSEDDKTPLRRNF; translated from the exons ATGAGTGACATAGACGATAGCGAAATATACTTCTCAGTTAAA TTTTTGGGGCGTATCCAGGTGGTCCATCCAGGTGGGATGCAGATTCTGACAGATGCGGTACAAGCCCTACAG GATCCGTACATGGatgagaaaatgaagaaaactaAAGTACATCTGTTTCTGACCAGAAGTGCTATTGATATTCTAGAGCATAAAACAAAG TTCATGCTGTACTCCTGCGCTCTGCCCTCGGTGTCTTTCTGCGCGGTACATCCGACTCAGCCCAAAATACTCGGCTTTGTGGCCAGACACCCAGCGGCGGACATGTACCACTGCTACATCTTCCAGAGCAAGAAGTTT TCCCATCTGCTGGTGTCTATCATCGGTGACACCTTTCGGGCTTATAAGCAGGATGAAAGTCTACAAGGCGACCGTGACCTGGTGGTGGAGGCCCTGAGACACAAG AATAAGGTTCTGGAGCGGGAGAATGCCGAGCTGAAGAGGAGACTGCAAGCCAATGGAGAA AACGCTGGTGGAGACCAGGGCATTTATGAAAACGAGTCTGATCTTGATAAAACTTCATCTCGATCAGGACAGG TGAGATTCTTTTCTGAAGATGACAAGACTCCCTTGCGCAGGAACTTTTAA
- the LOC122328862 gene encoding E3 ubiquitin-protein ligase TRIM7-like isoform X2 — translation MEVFLQEVMQKLYRDPVTLPCGHNYCLGCIQNAASAEDPKSPKRCPECREEYGSTETLPKNFKLSSIVDGFLVATTGGGLRGGPTMPCDQCLDNPVAAVKFCTRCEMSLCPGHLKKHEDQYRSLHVLVELPAERDGKRCPVHLKVTEYLCAQERLFLCSECLMEGTHQHHEVQTFEVAKEEMKRVLEELGRSVSDKLQITEALVKSASEGPTDKAEDKLVARANILLDNMSTLISTYKSRMSTMMNDELHSRDKGWQANLCDLEGCLHQLQEAQKCTGEVLSQSSEFLFIQNYLNVEARVRQAANVTIPALPSQESSNAKQLRSSLRTDAFHAEMSLLLEYLHGMMNPLDLTFNAATAHPSLLLSSDLKTVKQCAGVKSSTAGDQSERFSTATQVMCSQGFSTGVHMWAVEVGPGCTWSLGLCYKSIPHKGDHSRLGHNTSSWRLQWKSKKLTACFDSANVVVGEGLVMPPKKVEVTLDYEGGTIAFHSSGQGGRRQHLHTFSAMFKDTVYPAFAIHSSSEESWITLLSGV, via the exons ATGGAGGTGTTTCTGCAAGAGGTCATGCAAAAG CTGTACCGTGATCCCGTGACCCTTCCTTGTGGACACAATTATTGCTTGGGTTGTATACAAAATGCTGCCAGTGCAGAAGATCCCAAGTCGCCAAAACGATGCCCTGAATGCAGGGAAGAGTACGGCAGCACGGAGACGCTTCCCAAGAACTTCAAGCTTAGCAGCATCGTCGACGGGTTCCTGGTGGCCACGACAGGTGGCGGACTGAGAGGAGGCCCTACGATGCCATGTGACCAGTGTCTGGACAACCCTGTCGCTGCGGTGAAGTTCTGCACACGCTGTGAGATGTCACTGTGCCCCGGACATCTCAAAAAACATGAGGATCAGTACCGCTCGCTGCACGTCTTAGTGGAGCTGCCCGCGGAACGGGATGGGAAGAGGTGCCCGGTGCACCTGAAGGTGACGGAGTATCTGTGTGCGCAGGAGCGCCTGTTCCTCTGCTCCGAGTGCTTGATGGAGGGCACTCACCAGCACCATGAGGTGCAGACCTTTGAGGTGGCCAAAGAGGAAATGAAGAGAGTTCTTGAGGAACTGGGGAGGTCTGTGTCTGACAAGCTACAGATTACAGAAGCTCTGGTGAAAAGTGCCAGTGAAGGTCCTACAGACAAGGCCGAAGATAAACTGGTGGCCAGAGCAAACATACTGCTAGACAACATGAGTACCCTTATAAGTACATACAAG AGTCGCATGAGTACTATGATGAACGACGAGCTCCATTCGCGGGACAAAGGCTGGCAGGCCAATCTATGTGACTTGGAGGGTTGTCTACACCAGCTGCAGGAGGCCCAAAAGTGCACCGGTGAGGTTCTCTCTCAATCCTCAGAGTTTCTCTTCATCCAGAACTACCTCAACGTCGAAGCAAGGGTCCGCCAGGCCGCTAACGTCACCATTCCTGCTCTACCTTCCCAAGAGTCTTCCAATGCCAAGCAACTGCGCTCGAGCCTACGTACAGACGCCTTCCATGCCGAGATGAGTCTTCTGTTGGAGTACCTCCACGGCATGATGAACCCTCTAGACCTGACCTTCAACGCAGCCACGGCTCATCCTAGCCTTCTGCTGTCCAGCGATCTCAAAACAGTCAAGCAGTGTGCCGGAGTTAAGAGCAGCACCGCTGGAGATCAGAGCGAGCGCTTCTCCACGGCCACTCAGGTCATGTGCTCCCAGGGTTTCTCCACGGGAGTTCACATGTGGGCAGTGGAGGTCGGTCCTGGGTGCACGTGGTCTCTGGGACTGTGCTACAAAAGCATCCCACATAAAGGTGACCACAGCAGGCTGGGGCATAACACCAGTTCCTGGAGGCTGCAGTGGAAAAGCAAGAAGCTGACAGCGTGCTTTGACTCGGCTAATGTGGTTGTAGGTGAAGGGCTGGTCATGCCGCCAAAGAAGGTGGAAGTGACCCTGGATTACGAAGGAGGAACTATTGCATTCCACAGCTCAGGTCAGGGAGGGAGAAGGCAGCACCTTCATACATTCAGTGCCATGTTCAAGGACACAGTATATCCTGCGTTCGCCATTCATTCTTCTTCTGAGGAATCATGGATAACTCTTCTGAGTGGAGTTTGA
- the LOC122328862 gene encoding E3 ubiquitin-protein ligase TRIM7-like isoform X1: MSQSKPEERLALELSCAICLQLYRDPVTLPCGHNYCLGCIQNAASAEDPKSPKRCPECREEYGSTETLPKNFKLSSIVDGFLVATTGGGLRGGPTMPCDQCLDNPVAAVKFCTRCEMSLCPGHLKKHEDQYRSLHVLVELPAERDGKRCPVHLKVTEYLCAQERLFLCSECLMEGTHQHHEVQTFEVAKEEMKRVLEELGRSVSDKLQITEALVKSASEGPTDKAEDKLVARANILLDNMSTLISTYKSRMSTMMNDELHSRDKGWQANLCDLEGCLHQLQEAQKCTGEVLSQSSEFLFIQNYLNVEARVRQAANVTIPALPSQESSNAKQLRSSLRTDAFHAEMSLLLEYLHGMMNPLDLTFNAATAHPSLLLSSDLKTVKQCAGVKSSTAGDQSERFSTATQVMCSQGFSTGVHMWAVEVGPGCTWSLGLCYKSIPHKGDHSRLGHNTSSWRLQWKSKKLTACFDSANVVVGEGLVMPPKKVEVTLDYEGGTIAFHSSGQGGRRQHLHTFSAMFKDTVYPAFAIHSSSEESWITLLSGV; encoded by the exons ATGTCTCAAAGCAAACCTGAGGAGCGTCTAGCTTTGGAGTTGAGCTGTGCCATCTGTTTGCAGCTGTACCGTGATCCCGTGACCCTTCCTTGTGGACACAATTATTGCTTGGGTTGTATACAAAATGCTGCCAGTGCAGAAGATCCCAAGTCGCCAAAACGATGCCCTGAATGCAGGGAAGAGTACGGCAGCACGGAGACGCTTCCCAAGAACTTCAAGCTTAGCAGCATCGTCGACGGGTTCCTGGTGGCCACGACAGGTGGCGGACTGAGAGGAGGCCCTACGATGCCATGTGACCAGTGTCTGGACAACCCTGTCGCTGCGGTGAAGTTCTGCACACGCTGTGAGATGTCACTGTGCCCCGGACATCTCAAAAAACATGAGGATCAGTACCGCTCGCTGCACGTCTTAGTGGAGCTGCCCGCGGAACGGGATGGGAAGAGGTGCCCGGTGCACCTGAAGGTGACGGAGTATCTGTGTGCGCAGGAGCGCCTGTTCCTCTGCTCCGAGTGCTTGATGGAGGGCACTCACCAGCACCATGAGGTGCAGACCTTTGAGGTGGCCAAAGAGGAAATGAAGAGAGTTCTTGAGGAACTGGGGAGGTCTGTGTCTGACAAGCTACAGATTACAGAAGCTCTGGTGAAAAGTGCCAGTGAAGGTCCTACAGACAAGGCCGAAGATAAACTGGTGGCCAGAGCAAACATACTGCTAGACAACATGAGTACCCTTATAAGTACATACAAG AGTCGCATGAGTACTATGATGAACGACGAGCTCCATTCGCGGGACAAAGGCTGGCAGGCCAATCTATGTGACTTGGAGGGTTGTCTACACCAGCTGCAGGAGGCCCAAAAGTGCACCGGTGAGGTTCTCTCTCAATCCTCAGAGTTTCTCTTCATCCAGAACTACCTCAACGTCGAAGCAAGGGTCCGCCAGGCCGCTAACGTCACCATTCCTGCTCTACCTTCCCAAGAGTCTTCCAATGCCAAGCAACTGCGCTCGAGCCTACGTACAGACGCCTTCCATGCCGAGATGAGTCTTCTGTTGGAGTACCTCCACGGCATGATGAACCCTCTAGACCTGACCTTCAACGCAGCCACGGCTCATCCTAGCCTTCTGCTGTCCAGCGATCTCAAAACAGTCAAGCAGTGTGCCGGAGTTAAGAGCAGCACCGCTGGAGATCAGAGCGAGCGCTTCTCCACGGCCACTCAGGTCATGTGCTCCCAGGGTTTCTCCACGGGAGTTCACATGTGGGCAGTGGAGGTCGGTCCTGGGTGCACGTGGTCTCTGGGACTGTGCTACAAAAGCATCCCACATAAAGGTGACCACAGCAGGCTGGGGCATAACACCAGTTCCTGGAGGCTGCAGTGGAAAAGCAAGAAGCTGACAGCGTGCTTTGACTCGGCTAATGTGGTTGTAGGTGAAGGGCTGGTCATGCCGCCAAAGAAGGTGGAAGTGACCCTGGATTACGAAGGAGGAACTATTGCATTCCACAGCTCAGGTCAGGGAGGGAGAAGGCAGCACCTTCATACATTCAGTGCCATGTTCAAGGACACAGTATATCCTGCGTTCGCCATTCATTCTTCTTCTGAGGAATCATGGATAACTCTTCTGAGTGGAGTTTGA
- the LOC122328862 gene encoding E3 ubiquitin-protein ligase TRIM39-like isoform X3, which produces MSQSKPEERLALELSCAICLQLYRDPVTLPCGHNYCLGCIQNAASAEDPKSPKRCPECREEYGSTETLPKNFKLSSIVDGFLVATTGGGLRGGPTMPCDQCLDNPVAAVKFCTRCEMSLCPGHLKKHEDQYRSLHVLVELPAERDGKRCPVHLKVTEYLCAQERLFLCSECLMEGTHQHHEVQTFEVAKEEMKRVLEELGRSVSDKLQITEALVKSASEGPTDKAEDKLVARANILLDNMSTLISTYKSRMSTMMNDELHSRDKGWQANLCDLEGCLHQLQEAQKCTESSNAKQLRSSLRTDAFHAEMSLLLEYLHGMMNPLDLTFNAATAHPSLLLSSDLKTVKQCAGVKSSTAGDQSERFSTATQVMCSQGFSTGVHMWAVEVGPGCTWSLGLCYKSIPHKGDHSRLGHNTSSWRLQWKSKKLTACFDSANVVVGEGLVMPPKKVEVTLDYEGGTIAFHSSGQGGRRQHLHTFSAMFKDTVYPAFAIHSSSEESWITLLSGV; this is translated from the exons ATGTCTCAAAGCAAACCTGAGGAGCGTCTAGCTTTGGAGTTGAGCTGTGCCATCTGTTTGCAGCTGTACCGTGATCCCGTGACCCTTCCTTGTGGACACAATTATTGCTTGGGTTGTATACAAAATGCTGCCAGTGCAGAAGATCCCAAGTCGCCAAAACGATGCCCTGAATGCAGGGAAGAGTACGGCAGCACGGAGACGCTTCCCAAGAACTTCAAGCTTAGCAGCATCGTCGACGGGTTCCTGGTGGCCACGACAGGTGGCGGACTGAGAGGAGGCCCTACGATGCCATGTGACCAGTGTCTGGACAACCCTGTCGCTGCGGTGAAGTTCTGCACACGCTGTGAGATGTCACTGTGCCCCGGACATCTCAAAAAACATGAGGATCAGTACCGCTCGCTGCACGTCTTAGTGGAGCTGCCCGCGGAACGGGATGGGAAGAGGTGCCCGGTGCACCTGAAGGTGACGGAGTATCTGTGTGCGCAGGAGCGCCTGTTCCTCTGCTCCGAGTGCTTGATGGAGGGCACTCACCAGCACCATGAGGTGCAGACCTTTGAGGTGGCCAAAGAGGAAATGAAGAGAGTTCTTGAGGAACTGGGGAGGTCTGTGTCTGACAAGCTACAGATTACAGAAGCTCTGGTGAAAAGTGCCAGTGAAGGTCCTACAGACAAGGCCGAAGATAAACTGGTGGCCAGAGCAAACATACTGCTAGACAACATGAGTACCCTTATAAGTACATACAAG AGTCGCATGAGTACTATGATGAACGACGAGCTCCATTCGCGGGACAAAGGCTGGCAGGCCAATCTATGTGACTTGGAGGGTTGTCTACACCAGCTGCAGGAGGCCCAAAAGTGCACCG AGTCTTCCAATGCCAAGCAACTGCGCTCGAGCCTACGTACAGACGCCTTCCATGCCGAGATGAGTCTTCTGTTGGAGTACCTCCACGGCATGATGAACCCTCTAGACCTGACCTTCAACGCAGCCACGGCTCATCCTAGCCTTCTGCTGTCCAGCGATCTCAAAACAGTCAAGCAGTGTGCCGGAGTTAAGAGCAGCACCGCTGGAGATCAGAGCGAGCGCTTCTCCACGGCCACTCAGGTCATGTGCTCCCAGGGTTTCTCCACGGGAGTTCACATGTGGGCAGTGGAGGTCGGTCCTGGGTGCACGTGGTCTCTGGGACTGTGCTACAAAAGCATCCCACATAAAGGTGACCACAGCAGGCTGGGGCATAACACCAGTTCCTGGAGGCTGCAGTGGAAAAGCAAGAAGCTGACAGCGTGCTTTGACTCGGCTAATGTGGTTGTAGGTGAAGGGCTGGTCATGCCGCCAAAGAAGGTGGAAGTGACCCTGGATTACGAAGGAGGAACTATTGCATTCCACAGCTCAGGTCAGGGAGGGAGAAGGCAGCACCTTCATACATTCAGTGCCATGTTCAAGGACACAGTATATCCTGCGTTCGCCATTCATTCTTCTTCTGAGGAATCATGGATAACTCTTCTGAGTGGAGTTTGA
- the twist3 gene encoding twist3 yields the protein MREEQSCGDFPEGGVLPSEEEQERRPNKCPVVVAPPAGARKRLTGPKKEPSGPLTQDDKTPLEGPSTLAPSCPKRPKRSSPSSSSTSATSLVPSVSTVSPVPGQPFEDLHTQRVIANVRERQRTQSLNDAFASLRKIIPTLPSDKLSKIQILKLASRYIDFLYQVLQSDEMDAKLASCNYLAHERLSYAFSVWRMEGAWSMSATH from the coding sequence ATGAGAGAGGAACAGTCTTGTGGCGACTTTCCCGAGGGTGGGGTCCTACCCAGTGAAGAGGAGCAGGAACGTCGACCTAACAAGTGCCCCGTCGTCGTCGCACCACCAGCGGGTGCTCGAAAGCGGCTGACAGGTCCCAAGAAAGAGCCTAGTGGACCCCTAACACAGGACGACAAGACACCACTGGAGGGCCCGTCTACGCTCGCTCCCTCCTGCCCCAAGAGGCCCAAGAGGAGCTCTCCCTCTTCCTCATCGACCTCCGCGACCTCCCTAGTGCCCAGCGTGAGCACGGTGTCACCTGTGCCCGGGCAACCCTTCGAAGACCTCCACACGCAACGAGTGATCGCTAACGTCCGGGAGCGGCAGCGCACGCAGTCCCTAAACGACGCTTTCGCCTCGCTGCGGAAGATCATCCCCACGTTGCCTTCGGACAAACTGAGCAAGATTCAGATCCTCAAACTGGCTTCGAGATACATCGATTTTCTCTACCAGGTCCTCCAGAGCGATGAAATGGATGCCAAGCTGGCCAGTTGTAACTACCTGGCCCACGAAAGGCTGAGCTACGCCTTCTCCGTGTGGAGGATGGAGGGCGCTTGGTCCATGTCTGCCACTCACTAG